AGATGTTgaaggttttttaaaagtatctTATACCGACAGTTTTGCGACCCTCTTACCTTCATCAAGAGTGCTCCGTTTATGTCGTATATCTTGAGAAACGAGCCGACTATCTCCACCCTAATACTTTCTTCTGTAATTTGACCAAGGTTAATAATATTGCTCTTCAAACTCGGAATTTAATACACCTTGGTCAATGGGCGTTGATTGTCGTTCTTGCACTGGAACAAGATCATTGTTAGATAGAAGCCTGAAGTCTCCTTGTGGAGCTTTTAcacattcaatattttatttggacCATTTGAACACCTAGAATACATTGCCAATTTTTTAGGTGGCCATTAGCAGGAGTAgcacatatttaattttgatgggCCAATTTCGCCTTTTTaggataaaataattatccgCCATCTTTAGGataaagataattatttaaatgggTGAATCTTATCTGATTAAATCTGATctgaaacaaaatcaaagctttttttttttttttccagtaAATCAAATCCCaacatttctctctctttcattttctgtgAGACTGGGTTAACTCGATGAGGCCGGCTGTTTCATTTCCATCGAGCGCGAGCTACTCAAAATCTGCAATGATCGACGACGGTGACTCACGCAAGTTCGACGAGCGGCAAACCGTCTTTACATCCtggagttggagatagagcaactGGTTAGCCTCTCGGCCAAGACCGAAGAAGTATCTTGGAGGTAGCACGCAAGGTACGGGCACCTGAACTTTCCTACTCTACAAAAATTACACAAGGAGATGGTGCACGGTTTGCAGGCAATCGAAGGCTTGAACATGTTTTGCGACAGGTGTCTCATCGGTAAGTAGAGGCGCACCCCCTTTCCGTCTTAGGCATCCTACCGTGCTGGTGAGCCATTGGAGCTTGTGCACGGGATATCTGGGGGCCCATCAAGCTGGCGACCCCGGGCAACAAAGACCATCTTCCTCCTGctggtcgatgacaaaagccgcttcatgtggctgatcttgctgcaagcgaaaagtgaggcggcAGAGGCGATTAAGCGCATTCAAGCGCGAGCGGAGGCCGAATGCGGGAAGAAGATGCGAATGTTGTGCACGGACCGAGGCAGAGAATTCCCCTCAGCAAGCTTCGGTAAGTACTGCGACAAGCACGACATGCAATGACAACTAATGCTGCCCTACTCCCCCCAGCAGAACGGGGTGATGGAAcgccaaaatcagaccatcgtCGAGACAGCAAGGTCATTGCTGAGGACGGTCGGGATGCCTAGGAGGTTCTAGGGAGAGGCAGTAATGACGACAATCTATCTCCTCAATCGTTCGCCAACGCGAAGCCTCGACGGGAAGACGCCATATGAGGCCTGGTATAACAAAAAGTCAGCGGTACATCATCTCTGAGTGTTTAGctgcgtcgcatacatgaacatagtgcgtccccacctcgccaagctcgatcccgGGGGACTGAAGGTCATCTTCATTTACGAACCCGAGAGCAAGGCGagactctatgatcctgcGGGGGGCGAGCTTACATGTCTTGCGACGTCATCTTCAACGAAAGCACCTTCTGGTAGTGGAACGACGTGACCAAGGCAgaccaaaacccaaatcaattcacggtggagtacctcgtcaccgagCCAGGAGAAAGAGGAGCGCAACATCGGGAACCGTCACCGCCTCCAGCAGCTACACCTCCTGAACCAGTGGAGTTTGCAACACCACGGACTACGAATTCGACGTTGGATACCGATCACAATGATGATCTGGTGGCCAGGTACCagaggatggaagacctagtgggaggaggtgaaccacctggattGGCGGCGCGCAAACTCGAACAAGAGATGGCCGAACTGCATGCTATCAGTGCAGATGAACCGAACACCTTCGCCGAAGCAGAAAGGAACCCGTGCTGGCTAaaggcaatgcaggaggagatgacatccatcactGAGAACAAGACATGAAGTCTGGAGGACATGTCgccgggacaccgagccatagggctcaaatgggtcttcaaactgaagcgtaacgaagagggagaagttgtgaaacACAAGGCCCATCTAgtggcgaagggctacgtccagaagcaaggagtggacttcGAGGAGGTATTCGCGCCAGTGGCAAGGCTAGAATCTGTCCGCCTATTGCTGGCAATCGCGGCATATCATTCCtgggaggtccaccacatggacgtGAAATCCGCATTCCTCAACGGAGAGCTAAAGGAGATCGTCTATGTCTGACAACCACCGGGCTTCCTGGACAACGACAACCCTGACAAGGTATTGCGCCTACACAAGGCACTCTATGGGCTTTGGCAAGCACCACGAGCCTGGAATGCGAAGCTCAACAGTACCCTACTGTCGCTGAAGTTCGCCTTTGAACATGGCACGTACACGCACGGCTACGACAAGCAACGActgatcgtgggagtgtacgtcgacgacctcataatcactagaggcgacatggaagtccttagaagattcaagagggagatgtcaaagaactttAAGATGAGCAATCTCGGcgtgctcagctactacctcggcatcgaagtgcaacagaGTACTGCCGGCATCACCATCTGTCAAGGTGCGTACGCAAAGAAGCTGTTGAACACAGTTGGGCTAGCAAACGTAACCGtacaaggacgccaatggaAGCCCGACTCCAACTAAGGAAAGCCGACACTACAATAGCAGTCGACTCCACCAATTACTGCAACATTGTCGGGAGCctgcgctatctggtaaacacatGCCCTGACCTTTCTTATTCCGTTGGATACgtgagtaggtttatggaagcacttGAGGAGGAGCATCTTGTGGCTGTCAAGCATATCCTGCGCTATGTGGCCGGAACCAGAGGCTGGTGTGTGAGATACTGCGCAaggagaggaaaggagaagcttgagctggttggctacagtgatagtgacatggtcggtgacgttgatgatcgtaagagcaccatcgggatgatttacttcctctcaggcGGCGTGATCTGCTGACAATCAACTAAGCAAAAGGTAGTTGCTTTATCTTCTTGCGAAGCAGAGTACATTGCCGCTTCGACAGTAGCAACACAGGGAGTCTGGCTTGCGCGactaatggaagaactcatcggaaAAGAAGGCGATTCACCAATGCTTTACGTgtacaacaaagctacgatctccctaATCAAAAATTCGATTTTGCACGACTGGAGCAAGCccatagagatcaggttccaTTACATTTGGGAGTGTGCAGATCGAGGGCTTatcaagattgacttcatctgaacagaggaacaacttggagacattttTACCAAGTCTCTGGTGCgggtaaaatttgaggaactacgttcaaagatcggagttcaaataataagataGATATACCACATGTTTttggaggagattgttaggaGGAGATTCTTAGATAAAAGCATGAGGTTTACTTATTTAGCTTTTACACATTTGACTAAgttattgaatattttcttttgaccatttgacaaacatgTTGAATTGGATTACCAATTTTTTAGATGACAACCAATTTTTTAGGTTGCCATACACGTTAAATGGATTACCAATTTCTAGGTGGCCATTTGGAGGAAAGTGGCACAAATTTAGTTGGTCACTCTCGGCCATGgttatgataaaataattatttaaataggtGAATCTGAGATGCTCGCTCCGTCGTCTAGGTACCACATGCTGGTCTCCACTTGGTCTTCTCTATTTATGAAGGGGTTCGTCATAACCTTCTTTTCATTGAGCATCAACAGGTTGGACATTTTCTCGACCAACATCAATGTGGGCTCTTCATCATCCGAGAACATGAGGTTTGCCTCCTCGTCGCTCTCCTTGTTGCAGCGCTCTGCCGCATAATGCCCGTATTTTCATAACACTTGATCATACTCTTGTCTTTCCGGAGTTGGCATTGTCATGGGTTTGTGAGGTATTGTCACGGCCTCCTCTGCCACCACCTCCGCGCAAACGTCTACgaactcttttttctttgttatggcTGCCATGTCCGCTCGTACCTGGAAAAGAACGAGTTAtctgatctttctttttcatccatATGAGTCACTCCTCATAAAGTTGAGGTAGCAAAAGAAGTTATTAACGTAGAGCAATTTTAGGATGAAGATTTAGTAGCTATTGATTTAAAAGTTGGAGATCCATTAGAAAGATTGAGtaattattgatttgaatGTTTAGGAGATAGATTATGAAGATTTGTGAGTAGTTGCTTGAGAAAGTTTAGTAACTTAGGAGAAAGTTTAGAAGATCTTTTGTGCAATCTCCACTAAAAATACTCAAGATAGGTATTATTTGAACCTGATTCTTCTAATGTCAACCACATACGGTTTAAGATTACACTAATAAACCTCAAACATGTGAAAGTACATAAAATAAGCCTAAAAATAAATCGACCatcaaaatagtattttaaccTAATAAACACGAACACATTTGGATCGACTCGAATGATTTTAAAGAGCATCAAAACCTTCATTAAAGAGAGCAGCAAAAGTTTCCATTTGATCTCTCTCTTTAACCACTCCAATCTCCATTCCCACATCGCTATTTTTGCTATCACTCAAAGAAAACACTAATGGTGATTCAGCTGACACTATTTCCACCTTCATTGGCTTTCCCCACCCAAAATCTGCATTGTAAACTCCAAATCTAGGTGACCCAGCAAGGGAAATGGCTTGTATTTTGGAATAATCATTGGTCGCTTCACTCATAAGTCTACCCAACTTTTCTTCTCCCTTTAAAGCTCCTCCTAAATTTTTAGTAGCTTTTGAGATCTGTTCACAAGCCAAAGCTATGCCATTTTCACCCAAAAGCTCAATTCTttcaaaggaaagaaaactACCAACCACGCAATTTCCAAAGTAATTCAAAGGCACCGCTGGCCTTAAACGAGATCTAACATCAGCAGAAAACACgaaaaacaaatttccatCTCTTAAACCTTCCAACTTGGCTGTACATACACAAAGATAAGCCATTGCCACTACAAATGAAGACATCTGCtcatcattcttcttcaaaaccCATTGCTTTAGCTTCTGCAGGTTCTGGTGTGTGAACTCAAAAGTGCTTCGGATTAAACGAGGATTAGTTTTGGGTAGTTTAAGGTTCAAGCTCCTGTTGTTGGGTCCGTCTTGGTTCAGCCATGCCCTTGCATAGATTTTGGCAAGACCTTTTGGATCATCAATAACCGACCTGTCATAGAATGGCATTAGGTTGGCGATTGGAACAGATGATTGGTCCATGCAAATTTGAGCCCACGATTTGATAAATGAAGTTGAGGTTAATCCGTCAAGAATTGCATGGTGATTGGTTATTCCAATGGAAAACcctttgttttgaaatatgGTAACCTGTAATAAGAACTTAAATCATCAATtcaatatatcaaaatttctaatttttttttttaatccctatattatttgaaaagtttcaatttagtcctttATATTATAACTTTTCAATTCAGTCTctaatggttaaaaaaaaaaaaagataaccAATCGATGGCAATCTCGAGAATTCCGGCAACTCACTGAAATTTTCAGGCAACCTCTCGAAGGACACGCCCGTCCCCCTCTCACTAAGTCTATCTACCTCGATTTGTCCACCAAAAACATCGAGAAACGAGAGGGAAGGAAGAGGGAGACGAACGGTCATGAAACCCTGTGACACCGCCGTATAGTGCAGATAACATCATGAAAGAGAGGACTAACGAGCCAGGAAACACCTTGATGCACACGAGTGATTACTACCAAACGGTGACGTAACTTTGTCGGCCAAGAGGATAAACTGATTGCTAGTATCAATGGGACGTGGAGgggaatcaataaaataatgattgaggaagaagagagagcaAAGACATtcttgtacggctgacgacaaCATTGTAACTCATGCATAGgtgatacgttttaaaacgaactcaataaaaaattgaaagactTGTTAAAAGATTAACCTTTTTAANAAAAGAAAAACCAATCATTGTTAGCTACTTAAGTTTTGGAGCCAAGAACCTGAACGGCAATCACTGCAGCACGATCATGAGAAACAGGCAATTGGGGGACAAGAGGATGAAATTCAGAAACTTCACGGAACCCATTGCCGGAAAGTTGGTAAAAGTCAGCTCCCGACTCAGCCACCGTCAAAGAAACGCCGTCCCCGTCGACAAACTCGATGGTCGGAACCTCCGACCGAGGACGCCAGACAAGGTTGCCAGCCAAAGGAAGATAATGACGAAGAGcgagagaaagagagtttttGAGCTTCGGAACAATTTCGTCAATAAAAGATATATCATTAGACGGTAACTCGTAGAAGAAAAGGCGTTCGACTGGATGGAACCTCAGCCATATCATGTCGAAGAAGGTGAGAGGAAGAGACGACGGCGCAACCGCCGCACGTGACACCTCCGGTGGCGGCGGAGCCACTTTACATATCTCAATTATCTTCACAGATGGAAGATCATCCATTGAAACCGATTCCTTGAGTTTTGACAAGAGAAAGTCACAAAAATGGCCGTTATATATATTGCTTTAAAGTTGAATTTACAATATTAAAGATCTCTCCTTGTAGACTTGGGAACTActaatacaaataattatgGTCGGAGTTATTACCTAATTACACTTTGTAATTAAGTATTTgactttaataataatttaaataattttatttgtaatttaatattatttattgtataaaaaatcaaaagttaaATGATCATGTTCAAATAATAACCTAAATGGTATGTATGgtatatgaataaaatttgatgtttTCTATTGGTACGTCCtactttataattattataaatgatttgatccaaataaTTCATACGAAAGCGTGTGAGTTGGATATCTTATACAATGTATTTGGATAAGACTGAATTtcaaagtatttaattttctttgtaaatccgttaattgagaaaattaatatttttattctaattcggagtgaattatgagaattcttacttataagggtTTATTGTTTGATTGACCTTATTGATTCAATATGTCTATCATTTTGGGGACGAGTAGATGAGTAGTTTTCAAGCGCTGATTTCGGGACTTGGATAGTGGAACTCTCCCTCACTAGTTCGATAGAGACTTAATTTATagttcaattataaaaaattatccgTTAGAGGATAAAGGGTGGTAGTTAAGATAACAAAATGTATTTATAACTCGTAAATATCGACTcacttttaataattatatcaatgagTACAATTATTATAGATTACATATCTAACACCAAAGAAAAAATGCAACTATTGAATCAACCATTATTGTTGGCCGACGAAAGAGAATCAACCATTGAATGCCACATTTCAATTGGATTTGTGTGGATTAGGTAAAGTTTAAGTGATTAAAGCATTTTGAGAGGAAGTTCAACTAAAGATAAtaactccaaaaataaataaataaaaataagtaataaaaCCCGAACAacccttattaaataattaaattttttgatttttatgttttggaaATTTCAAATGGTGCCCTATGTTGAAGATTTGGACCGCAATTTAGAATTTGGATTCAGCAACTGATTCCCTTGACATTTCCAACATTTAGTGTGACATGGCTACATTACCAACCGGCATTCTTTTAGCATTGTTTTCCTTACTCAAATGCCTCCTAAAATGTAATCTCATACCTAGAATTTGGACCAGGGTTTGGAGTCCAAATTTGGCACCTGATGGCCTCGACAATCCCTTGCATCTTCAATGATATGATCGCATTATTTACTTGTGTTGAattgcttctaagagtgaaaactatctttAAAAATCACGTTACCTACTTTTGGTGGATCAATCATAAGATTCCAAACTTAAGCGTGTTTAGTTTGGAACAATCTTACGTTAGGTGAcctcttgaaattttcttaacAAGTATGTAAGTAAAGACAAAATAAGCTTAAAAAAAGATCTATGTTGGTCCGTGGAGATAGTTTTAAATAACTTTGGTGAGCATCCCCAGCACGTAGTGCAACAATGACATAAAAATGTTGAACACGAAGAAAATATCCTAGCTGCTAGCTCGCCATCTCTGATctcttattcttattcttattcgAGTATTATCTTTTAAGTAGCTTCtactcttttttgttttgttcttctattttgaccaaataaaagataaatggtgaaacatgaaaagaaaaacgaaaaaactTCATAGACTTGAGTGTTATCCTTCTATTGTGGCTTGCAGTTCGTTATTGAGTTTTATTAATCTTAGTTAATGCATTCGGCCCGTTAGTCGTTTTTGTAGtctctcatcatcatctctgCTAGTCTCTCGTCATTATCATATCTCTGGATCTTCGAGGCACGACCTCGATACAAATAGGCTCACTAAAAGGAAGCTAAGGGGCAAACTTCTTAATAATCTCCACTGCACAAATCATATATCAAAAAACATCATATGCCAGTTTTATGGTTATCCGGACCTCTGACAATAAAGTCAGGTTTACAATGAGGGGCTAGTTGGTGAACCCCTACCGTCCTCGTATAACCGCATAAATCAAATGCATGAACAGTAATCATAACCAACTTATAAGGTACAAATGTAGACCTCTGTCACTCATGTTACAATCGAGTTAGGTTCACAATTAGGGGTTAGTTGGCGAACCCCTAATCGTCCCCGTATAACCGCATACATCATAACATATGAAATAAAGACATAGCATAGTGGATGCCCAGTCATGAATTTCAGTTCATAAGACAGTACGTACGTGTTTTAGTAACATACATAATAACATTTCCACATATGTTATCTTGGATCAAAACATTTAACGTTCTCTTACATACAACAAACCAACTCATTTCATGCTCAAATTGTGTAACTGCC
This genomic interval from Cucurbita pepo subsp. pepo cultivar mu-cu-16 chromosome LG20, ASM280686v2, whole genome shotgun sequence contains the following:
- the LOC111783346 gene encoding phenolic glucoside malonyltransferase 1-like, producing MDDLPSVKIIEICKVAPPPPEVSRAAVAPSSLPLTFFDMIWLRFHPVERLFFYELPSNDISFIDEIVPKLKNSLSLALRHYLPLAGNLVWRPRSEVPTIEFVDGDGVSLTVAESGADFYQLSGNGFREVSEFHPLVPQLPVSHDRAAVIAVQVTIFQNKGFSIGITNHHAILDGLTSTSFIKSWAQICMDQSSVPIANLMPFYDRSVIDDPKGLAKIYARAWLNQDGPNNRSLNLKLPKTNPRLIRSTFEFTHQNLQKLKQWVLKKNDEQMSSFVVAMAYLCVCTAKLEGLRDGNLFFVFSADVRSRLRPAVPLNYFGNCVVGSFLSFERIELLGENGIALACEQISKATKNLGGALKGEEKLGRLMSEATNDYSKIQAISLAGSPRFGVYNADFGWGKPMKVEIVSAESPLVFSLSDSKNSDVGMEIGVVKERDQMETFAALFNEGFDAL